Proteins encoded in a region of the Hirundo rustica isolate bHirRus1 chromosome 10, bHirRus1.pri.v3, whole genome shotgun sequence genome:
- the CP gene encoding ceruloplasmin isoform X2: MKDLQKRDDAVEPGGQYTYTWDVTEDQGPAEADADCITRAYHSHIDAPRDVASGLVGPLIICRKDTMNMDSDQHFDAEFILMFSVVDENLSWYLEDNIRTYCFEPSKVDKEDEDFQESNKMHSINGYMYGYLPNLTMCVEDKIKWHLFGMGNEADIHSAYFHGQTLIEKHHRVDTISLFPATFIDAVMIPRSPGEWLLSCQVNDHIEGGMQALFKVEDCKKATPGHKESTKIRQYFIAAEEVIWNYGPSAVNHFTGQELITDSESHIFFERSETRIGGSYKKAIYKEYTDSSFTEHKRRLAEEEHLGLLGPVIRAEVGERLRVTFRNNAGRPFSIQPHGVSYHRSEAGARYGTGPRGTESPASHVSPGATFTYEWDVPEDVGPTEQDPDCLTWLYYSAVDAVRDTSSGLVGPLLVCRKGTLLSSGKQKNVNMEFFLLATVFDENLSWYLHDNILMFTLSSDKVDKDDEDFQESNKMHSINGYMYGNQPGLEMCKESVVSWHLMGLGSEVDVHGIYFSENTFVTKGTRRDTANLFPHTFLTAIMKPDSEGVFEVSCLTTDHYTGGMKQNYKVKKCHLWNADLSMYLHDKIYYIAAVEVEWDYSPNRTWEFERHQHHEESPGNPFLNKDDKFIGSKYKKVVYREYTDQTFSTLKNRTKQQQHLEIQGPLLVSNTGDKIIIVFKNLASRPYSIHAHGVKTDSSVVAVTNPGETKRYVWKIPERSSPERGDSRCIAWAYHSTVDIVKDTYSGLIGTLVVCHRHHLPSLHTKKKVQFALLFMVFDENESWYLDENIKMYSTNPHLVDKEDEEFLESNKMHAINGKVFGNLHGLTMHVGDNVSWYLMGMGNEVDIHTVHFHGHSFNFKQTGVHRADVFDLFPGTSQSVEMTPQNPGTWLLHCHVTDHIHAGMEATYTVLPRTVSVPKMIQSVQV; the protein is encoded by the exons atgaag GATTTGCAAAAGCGAGATGATGCTGTGGAGCCTGGAGGCCAGTACACTTACACATGGGATGTGACAGAAGATCAAGGTCCAGCTGAAGCAGATGCAGACTGCATAACCAGAGCTTACCACTCCCACATAGATGCTCCAAGAGATGTTGCCTCAGGGCTTGTTGGTCCTTTAATAATTTGCAGGAAAG acaCAATGAATATGGATAGTGATCAACACTTTGATGCTGAATTCATCCTTATGTTTTCTGTGGTGGATGAAAATCTCAGTTGGTATCTAGAGGACAATATCAGAACATACTGTTTTGAGCCGTCCAAAGTGGACAAAGAGGATGAGGACTTCCAGGAAAGCAATAAAATGCACT CAATCAATGGATACATGTATGGATACCTCCCAAACCTCACAATGTGTGTGGAAGATAAGATAAAATGGCATCTTTTCGGCATGGGTAATGAAGCAGATATCCATTCAGCCTACTTTCATGGACAGACCTTAATAGAAAAGCATCATCGAGTTGACACCATCAGCCTCTTCCCAGCCACATTCATTGACGCTGTCATGATACCAAGAAGCCCTGGGGAATGGCTGCTCAGCTGCCAAGTGAATGACCACATTGAAG gtggTATGCAGGCCCTTTTTAAAGTAGAAGATTGTAAGAAAGCCACGCCAGGTCACAAGGAGAGTACAAAGATAAGACAGTACTTCATTGCTGCTGAAGAGGTCATCTGGAATTATGGCCCATCTGCAGTGAACCATTTTACAGGACAAGAATTAATCACTGACAG TGAATCTCACATCTTTTTTGAACGAAGTGAGACAAGAATTGGTGGTTCCTACAAAAAAGCAATTTACAAAGAATACACAGATAGTTCTTTCACTGAACATAAAAGACGACTTGCAGAGGAAGAACATCTTGGACTCCTAg GACCTGTGATCAGGGCTGAAGTGGGTGAGCGCCTCAGGGTGACCTTCCGGAACAACGCCGGCCGCCCGTTCAGCATCCAGCCCCACGGTGTGAGCTACCACAGGAGCGAGGCCGGGGCGCGCTACGGCACCGGCCCCAGAG GTACCGAATCTCCAGCCTCTCACGTGAGTCCCGGCGCCACATTTACGTATGAATGGGATGTGCCAGAAGATGTGGGTCCCACAGAGCAAGACCCAGACTGTTTAACCTGGCTTTATTACTCAGCTGTGGATGCAGTCAGAGACACTAGTTCTGGCCTTGTGGGTCCTCTCCTAGTGTGCAGGAAAGGAActctgctttcttctgggaAACAG AAAAATGTGAACATGGAGTTTTTTCTACTTGCCACAGTATTTGATGAGAATCTGAGCTGGTATTTGCATGATAATATTTTGATGTTTACACTAAGTTCTGATAAAGTTGACAAAGATGATGAAGACTTCCAAGAGTCTAACAAAATGCAct CGATTAATGGCTATATGTACGGAAATCAGCCTGGTCTTGAGATGTGTAAAGAAAGTGTTGTTTCCTGGCATTTGATGGGTTTGGGTTCAGAAGTTGATGTCCATGGGATATACTTCTCAGAAAACACATTTGTAACTAAAGGAACAAGAAGAGATACAGCAAATTTGTTTCCACATACATTTCTTACAGCTATTATGAAGCCTGATTCTGAAG GAGTTTTTGAGGTGTCCTGCCTGACGACAGACCACTACACTGGGGGCATGAAACAGAACTACAAAGTGAAAAAATGCCACTTGTGGAATGCAGATTTATCTATGTATTTGCATGACAAGATTTACTACATTGCTGCAGTGGAAGTTGAATGGGACTATTCTCCTAACAGGACATGGGAATTTGAGAGGCACCAACACCATGAGGAAAG CCCTGGCAACCCATTCTTAAATAAAGATGACAAATTCATTGGCTCGAAGTACAAAAAGGTAGTATATCGCGAGTACACCGATCAGACATTCAGTACTCtcaaaaacagaacaaagcagcagcagcacctggaaatTCAAG GTCCCCTGCTTGTGTCAAATACTGGAGATAAAATTATAATAGTTTTTAAGAACTTAGCATCAAGACCTTATTCTATCCATGCCCATGGAGTGAAAACAGACAGTTCTGTTGTTGCTGTAACTAACCCAG GTGAAACAAAGAGATATGTTTGGAAAATTCCAGAGAGGTCTAGTCCTGAAAGAGGAGATTCACGCTGTATTGCATGGGCATATCATTCAACAGTGGACATTGTTAAG GACACTTACAGTGGATTAATAGGCACACTCGTTGTGTGTCACAGACATCACCTGCCATCACTTCACACTAAAAAGAAAGTTCAATTTGCTCTTCTCTTTATGGTTTTTGATGAAAACGAGTCATGGTACTTGgatgaaaacattaaaatgtattCTACCAACCCACACCTTGTCGACAAAGAGGATGAGGAATTCCTTGAAAGTAATAAAATGCACG cCATTAATGGAAAGGTGTTTGGAAATTTGCATGGCCTGACTATGCACGTTGGAGATAATGTCAGCTGGTATCTGATGGGAATGGGCAATGAAGTAGACATTCACACAGTACATTTCCATGGCCACAGCTTTAACTTCAAG CAAACAGGGGTTCACCGGGCAGATGTCTTTGATCTGTTCCCTGGGACATCTCAAAGTGTGGAAATGACCCCACAGAACCCTGGAACCTGGCTGTTACACTGTCACGTTACTGACCACATCCACGCAGGCATGGAAGCGACCTACACTGTGCTCCCAAGG ACAGTCTCTGTTCCCAAGATGATTCAATCAGTTCAAGTGTAA
- the TM4SF1 gene encoding transmembrane 4 L6 family member 1 produces the protein MCFGRCARCVGFKLLILALLCIVANTLLYFPNGETRFASEHHLSKYVECLHGILGGGFLVLIPAAVFIGLHNDNCCGCFGHESCGKSCAMLSSVLAAFVGILGSGYCITVSALGLSQGPYCFTHPERNWIYPFTDSSGGYLFEYNKWSECQEPQNIVQWNVTLFSILLVLGGIEFILCFIQIINGILGGLCGLCCSHEETYVC, from the exons atGTGTTTTGGAAGGTGTGCTAGATGTGTTGGTTTTAAGTTGCTCATCCTTGCTCTCCTCTGCATTGTGGCCAACACTTTACTTTATTTTCCCAATGGTGAAACAAGATTTGCTTCAGAGCATCACCTCAGCAAATACGTGGAGTGCCTTCATGGCATTCTAGGTGGAGGCTTTCTG GTACTCATTCCAGCTGCAGTGTTCATTGGGCTTCACAATGACAACTGCTGTGGGTGCTTTGGCCACGAGAGCTGTGGAAAGAGCTGTGCA ATGCTGTCCTCAGTTCTGGCAGCCTTTGTTGGGATCCTTGGCTCTGGATACTGTATAACCGTTTCAGCACTGGGGTTGTCTCAAGGACCATATTGTTTTACCCACCCAGAGAGAAACTGGATCTATCCTTTCACTGACTCCTCTGGAGG GTACTTGTTTGAGTATAACAAGTGGTCTGAATGTCAGGAACCTCAAAACATCGTGCAGTGGAATGTCACCCTCTTTTCCATCCTCCTTGTTTTGGGCGGAATAGAATTCATTCTATGCTTCATACAGATAATCAACGGTATTCTTGGAGGACTGTGTGGGTTGTGCTGCAGTCATGAGGAG ACGTACGTTTGCTAG
- the CP gene encoding ceruloplasmin isoform X1, with the protein MELFLLSCLLVSCCCQVGAVNREYYIGITETVWNYAPGNANVISGQLFAEEKQAEVFLKRGPHRIGSTYKKATYIQYTDHLYDVIVDKPSWLGFLGPIIKGEVGDSITIHLKNFASRNYTLHPHGVRYTKENEGAFYPDTTKDLQKRDDAVEPGGQYTYTWDVTEDQGPAEADADCITRAYHSHIDAPRDVASGLVGPLIICRKDTMNMDSDQHFDAEFILMFSVVDENLSWYLEDNIRTYCFEPSKVDKEDEDFQESNKMHSINGYMYGYLPNLTMCVEDKIKWHLFGMGNEADIHSAYFHGQTLIEKHHRVDTISLFPATFIDAVMIPRSPGEWLLSCQVNDHIEGGMQALFKVEDCKKATPGHKESTKIRQYFIAAEEVIWNYGPSAVNHFTGQELITDSESHIFFERSETRIGGSYKKAIYKEYTDSSFTEHKRRLAEEEHLGLLGPVIRAEVGERLRVTFRNNAGRPFSIQPHGVSYHRSEAGARYGTGPRGTESPASHVSPGATFTYEWDVPEDVGPTEQDPDCLTWLYYSAVDAVRDTSSGLVGPLLVCRKGTLLSSGKQKNVNMEFFLLATVFDENLSWYLHDNILMFTLSSDKVDKDDEDFQESNKMHSINGYMYGNQPGLEMCKESVVSWHLMGLGSEVDVHGIYFSENTFVTKGTRRDTANLFPHTFLTAIMKPDSEGVFEVSCLTTDHYTGGMKQNYKVKKCHLWNADLSMYLHDKIYYIAAVEVEWDYSPNRTWEFERHQHHEESPGNPFLNKDDKFIGSKYKKVVYREYTDQTFSTLKNRTKQQQHLEIQGPLLVSNTGDKIIIVFKNLASRPYSIHAHGVKTDSSVVAVTNPGETKRYVWKIPERSSPERGDSRCIAWAYHSTVDIVKDTYSGLIGTLVVCHRHHLPSLHTKKKVQFALLFMVFDENESWYLDENIKMYSTNPHLVDKEDEEFLESNKMHAINGKVFGNLHGLTMHVGDNVSWYLMGMGNEVDIHTVHFHGHSFNFKQTGVHRADVFDLFPGTSQSVEMTPQNPGTWLLHCHVTDHIHAGMEATYTVLPRTVSVPKMIQSVQV; encoded by the exons ATGGAGCTCTTTCTCCTAAGTTGCTTGCTGGTTTCTTGCTGTTGCCAAGTTGGGGCGGTGAACCGGGAGTATTATATTGGCATTACAGAGACTGTCTGGAACTATGCACCTGGCAATGCCAATGTCATCTCTGGGCAGCTTTTTGCAGAGGAAAA GCAGGCTGAAGTCTTTCTCAAAAGAGGACCACACAGGATAGGAAGCACTTACAAGAAGGCTACCTACATTCAGTATACCGATCACTTATATGATGTGATAGTTGACAAACCTTCCTGGCTGGGTTTTTTAGGTCCTATAATTAAGGGAGAAGTTGGAGATTCCATTACTATTCACTTGAAAAACTTTGCTTCCAGAAACTACACGCTGCATCCACATGGTGTAAGatacacaaaagaaaatgaag GTGCTTTTTATCCTGACACCACTAAGGATTTGCAAAAGCGAGATGATGCTGTGGAGCCTGGAGGCCAGTACACTTACACATGGGATGTGACAGAAGATCAAGGTCCAGCTGAAGCAGATGCAGACTGCATAACCAGAGCTTACCACTCCCACATAGATGCTCCAAGAGATGTTGCCTCAGGGCTTGTTGGTCCTTTAATAATTTGCAGGAAAG acaCAATGAATATGGATAGTGATCAACACTTTGATGCTGAATTCATCCTTATGTTTTCTGTGGTGGATGAAAATCTCAGTTGGTATCTAGAGGACAATATCAGAACATACTGTTTTGAGCCGTCCAAAGTGGACAAAGAGGATGAGGACTTCCAGGAAAGCAATAAAATGCACT CAATCAATGGATACATGTATGGATACCTCCCAAACCTCACAATGTGTGTGGAAGATAAGATAAAATGGCATCTTTTCGGCATGGGTAATGAAGCAGATATCCATTCAGCCTACTTTCATGGACAGACCTTAATAGAAAAGCATCATCGAGTTGACACCATCAGCCTCTTCCCAGCCACATTCATTGACGCTGTCATGATACCAAGAAGCCCTGGGGAATGGCTGCTCAGCTGCCAAGTGAATGACCACATTGAAG gtggTATGCAGGCCCTTTTTAAAGTAGAAGATTGTAAGAAAGCCACGCCAGGTCACAAGGAGAGTACAAAGATAAGACAGTACTTCATTGCTGCTGAAGAGGTCATCTGGAATTATGGCCCATCTGCAGTGAACCATTTTACAGGACAAGAATTAATCACTGACAG TGAATCTCACATCTTTTTTGAACGAAGTGAGACAAGAATTGGTGGTTCCTACAAAAAAGCAATTTACAAAGAATACACAGATAGTTCTTTCACTGAACATAAAAGACGACTTGCAGAGGAAGAACATCTTGGACTCCTAg GACCTGTGATCAGGGCTGAAGTGGGTGAGCGCCTCAGGGTGACCTTCCGGAACAACGCCGGCCGCCCGTTCAGCATCCAGCCCCACGGTGTGAGCTACCACAGGAGCGAGGCCGGGGCGCGCTACGGCACCGGCCCCAGAG GTACCGAATCTCCAGCCTCTCACGTGAGTCCCGGCGCCACATTTACGTATGAATGGGATGTGCCAGAAGATGTGGGTCCCACAGAGCAAGACCCAGACTGTTTAACCTGGCTTTATTACTCAGCTGTGGATGCAGTCAGAGACACTAGTTCTGGCCTTGTGGGTCCTCTCCTAGTGTGCAGGAAAGGAActctgctttcttctgggaAACAG AAAAATGTGAACATGGAGTTTTTTCTACTTGCCACAGTATTTGATGAGAATCTGAGCTGGTATTTGCATGATAATATTTTGATGTTTACACTAAGTTCTGATAAAGTTGACAAAGATGATGAAGACTTCCAAGAGTCTAACAAAATGCAct CGATTAATGGCTATATGTACGGAAATCAGCCTGGTCTTGAGATGTGTAAAGAAAGTGTTGTTTCCTGGCATTTGATGGGTTTGGGTTCAGAAGTTGATGTCCATGGGATATACTTCTCAGAAAACACATTTGTAACTAAAGGAACAAGAAGAGATACAGCAAATTTGTTTCCACATACATTTCTTACAGCTATTATGAAGCCTGATTCTGAAG GAGTTTTTGAGGTGTCCTGCCTGACGACAGACCACTACACTGGGGGCATGAAACAGAACTACAAAGTGAAAAAATGCCACTTGTGGAATGCAGATTTATCTATGTATTTGCATGACAAGATTTACTACATTGCTGCAGTGGAAGTTGAATGGGACTATTCTCCTAACAGGACATGGGAATTTGAGAGGCACCAACACCATGAGGAAAG CCCTGGCAACCCATTCTTAAATAAAGATGACAAATTCATTGGCTCGAAGTACAAAAAGGTAGTATATCGCGAGTACACCGATCAGACATTCAGTACTCtcaaaaacagaacaaagcagcagcagcacctggaaatTCAAG GTCCCCTGCTTGTGTCAAATACTGGAGATAAAATTATAATAGTTTTTAAGAACTTAGCATCAAGACCTTATTCTATCCATGCCCATGGAGTGAAAACAGACAGTTCTGTTGTTGCTGTAACTAACCCAG GTGAAACAAAGAGATATGTTTGGAAAATTCCAGAGAGGTCTAGTCCTGAAAGAGGAGATTCACGCTGTATTGCATGGGCATATCATTCAACAGTGGACATTGTTAAG GACACTTACAGTGGATTAATAGGCACACTCGTTGTGTGTCACAGACATCACCTGCCATCACTTCACACTAAAAAGAAAGTTCAATTTGCTCTTCTCTTTATGGTTTTTGATGAAAACGAGTCATGGTACTTGgatgaaaacattaaaatgtattCTACCAACCCACACCTTGTCGACAAAGAGGATGAGGAATTCCTTGAAAGTAATAAAATGCACG cCATTAATGGAAAGGTGTTTGGAAATTTGCATGGCCTGACTATGCACGTTGGAGATAATGTCAGCTGGTATCTGATGGGAATGGGCAATGAAGTAGACATTCACACAGTACATTTCCATGGCCACAGCTTTAACTTCAAG CAAACAGGGGTTCACCGGGCAGATGTCTTTGATCTGTTCCCTGGGACATCTCAAAGTGTGGAAATGACCCCACAGAACCCTGGAACCTGGCTGTTACACTGTCACGTTACTGACCACATCCACGCAGGCATGGAAGCGACCTACACTGTGCTCCCAAGG ACAGTCTCTGTTCCCAAGATGATTCAATCAGTTCAAGTGTAA
- the TM4SF18 gene encoding transmembrane 4 L6 family member 18 produces MALETFGNCLSCLLVPLALWSIVVNILLYFPNGKALHAASYQLPNHEWYFEGICFSGVMILLLAAILITLECSVFYQCCQSESCNKTYRSFISMVLALLGIAFSGYSCIVFTLHLIQGPFCNSSNGWNYIFKDTAGGYLTDYPAWSKCTEPANIVEWNIILLSILIALSGLQLIIFILKIAAELKRTLCGTYSVFVQAGIL; encoded by the exons ATGGCTTTGGAGACATTTGGAAATTGTTTGAGTTGCCTGCTGGTACCTCTTGCACTTTGGAGTATTGTTGTGAACATCCTCCTCTATTTTCCAAATGGGAAAGCTCTGCATGCTGCCAGTTACCAGCTCCCCAACCATGAGTGGTATTTTGAAGGGATCTGTTTCTCAGGTGTGATG ATCCTTCTTTTGGCAGCAATTCTAATAACGCTGGAGTGTAGCGTGTTCTATCAGTGCTGCCAGAGTGAGAGCTGTAACAAAACCTACAGG AGTTTTATTTCCATGGTGCTAGCCCTGCTTGGAATTGCTTTCTCGGGATACAGTTGCATCGTTTTTACCCTACATTTGATTCAAGGCCCTTTCTGCAATTCATCAAACGGATGGAATTATATTTTCAAAGACACTGCTGGGGG GTATCTCACAGATTACCCTGCCTGGTCTAAGTGCACAGAACCTGCTAACATAGTGGAGTGGAACATCATTTTGCTCTCGATTTTAATAGCTCTCAGTGGATTGCAGTTGATCATCTTCATTCTCAAAATAGCCGCTGAGTTGAAACGAACACTCTGTGGGACCTATTCTGTTTTTGTGCAG GCTGGGATTCTCTGA